The Cellulomonas sp. S1-8 genomic sequence ACCAGGACGAGGGAAGGTCCTCAGCGATGGTGTTGCGTAGCGCCAGCGGGTCGCGGGCGCCTTGGACCTGGCCCTTCTCGTACTGATAGGCCATTCCGGTCGCGAGGTTCGTCAAGCGGATCGACGAGCCGTTGCTGAGCCGGACGACCGGCTCCTGGTGTTGCGCCATGCGGACGCGGCCCTTCTGCAGCCACAGGTCCCACCGTGCTCCCTGGTCGACTCCCTTGATCACGAGCTCGATGTAGTGCATGAGCCCTTCGCACAAGAGGGCGCGGCGGCGCGCGAGATCGGCGTACTCCGGGAGTACGTGCGCGGCAATCCTCGGCTCGTACAAGGACGGCACGTCGGTGGGGACGTCGGGGTAGCCAGCCATGGCAAGCGTGGTGAACCACTCCCACATCGGGACCAGGCTCTCCAGGCTCGCGTCCATCTGGTCCAGGGGGCCGTCGGTGTCCCGCATCACCTCGGCTAACAGGCACAGCCGGTAGGGCGCGCGCGCCTCGATGTGGCGCACAACGTCCCACGCCTGCTCTCTACTCAGGTCCAAGTACACGCGATCTCCCACGTCATGCGGTGATGTGAATGTAGTACGGAATGTTGTGGCGACTCAATGCCTCCAGCACCCCCTGGGAGGGCCCGATCATTCCAGTGGTGCCGCTCATGAAGAAGTGCCACACGACACCATCGATCCCATTTTCCTGCCTAGCCACCAACGCGGCGTCGCGCGCAATTTGCTTCAAAGCCCGATACGTTACCAAGCCCTCCTTTGATTCGTGCATGATAAGGCCGGATCCACCGGTAAGGCTACTCTGCAGCCCATCGGGGTATCGGCACCCCCAGAGAATAAAGAGACAGGTTGTCTTCCAGTCAGTGGGGAGGCCGAGCTGATTTCGCAACCACCGTTCGGCGCTCTTGCCGTGGTCTACAAACACCAGCGGCGGGCGGCTGGCACCGAAGGGCGACTGGCGTAGCAACTGCGGGCTGTCGAAGATTCGCTTGAGGTGGTCGATGCTGTTGAAGGCGACCAGCTCGGCGATACGTGCGTCTGCCAGCCCGTATAACTTGAGATTGTCGTACAGATCTAGGTCGACGTGTCGAAGCAGCTCGATCGCCTCCGGGACGTTCTCGCTCGCTCGCGCCCACAGCTTATAGCTCGCTGCGGTCCGTTCGGCCTTGGAGAGGCGAGGCATGATCCGTGCGAACTTGGCAGCTACCCCTGCTGCGTCACCCGGCCCTGGGATGAGCGTGAGGCCAATGAAACCTGCCCACGCGTAGTTTTCGTCGTTCACGGCCCACGCCATGTCGCGAACATCCCCAAAGACGAGGGCACCCGATGTGACGTTGCCGACGAGCCATGGGACCGAGTCCCGCCGGCACACCTCGGTGTCGCCGCAGGCGAAGCCGAGGTGGGCGTCGTGCAGCCACCACGTCCTGGACTTCTTCTCGTTGTAGTTCACCGGATCGAGTCGTCCGTAGTTCGACGGGTCGGCTTCCTCGCTGTCGGTCCAGCCGTCCATGTCGCTGTCGGGCAAGTTGGGGAAGGTACCCCACTGCATCTCGTCACCGTCGAGCAGGCCGTCTCCGTCTCGGTCCTGGTGAAGCGGCCAGGAGAGCAGCTCGGACTCGTCAGGGTCGTCAAGGCCGTCGTTGTCGCTGTCGGGATTGTGGGGGTCGGAGACCACGTCGTAGGTGACCTGCGGGTAGCGGGAGCCCGCCGCGCGGGGCAGTGGAGTTCCGAGCTCGTCGCCGTCGGTGATGCCGTCGCCGTCCGTGTCCGGATCGTTCCAGTCGCTGTAGAAGATCCGCCGGTCGACGCCTGAGCCTGCAGCAGGCGGCGTACTCGAGCGCACCCCGTTGAACTCGACCCAGTCGGGGACCCCGTCGGAGTCCGTGTCGGTCGTGGCGTCACTGGGGTCCACCGAGGGACGCGGCTGTTGCAGATCCCGGCCCCAGTCGGGCACATCGGTATCGGTGGGGATGTGGGTGTAGGTGCCGCCGGTGCGCTGTGCGACGGCCCGGAGCCAATCTGCGCCGTCGCCGCCGGCACCGACATCGAGGATGTGCGTGGGTGGTTGCTGGGGGTCGAGGATGCTCAGTATGTCGTCATCGCCGGTGGGGGTGTCTGATGCTTCGAGTTCGCCATCGGTGATGAGCACGACCGTGCGGTTGCGGCATGAGCCCAGCGGGGTGCCGAGATTCGCGCCGTCGAAGGGATTGGACTCTCCTGTGCGCAGGGGCGTGCCGAACCCCCAGTAGGCCAGCCCGGCTACCTCATCGTCCGGGTCGACATCGGGCGCGGACTGCAGCAGCGGCCTCTCGTAGGTGGAGAGCGCCTCGATGGCTGTCCGAGCTCGGTCGATCGGACGCCCGTAGGCCGGCACGCCGAGGTGTGCCGCGTTCTGGTGTCGGAGGCCGTCGAGCTGCCAGTAGCCACCCCATCCGAAGTCGATGAAGTTCTCGGCCAGCTCCAGGTTGTGGACGGCGATGTCATCCCCGGCCCGCAGGTTGGAGAGCATGGCCAGGGCGGCGTCGAAACGTTGGCCCGTGGGGTCCGCCCTCTGGACGCTGGGCGTCTCGTCGAGAACCATGTCGACATCGAGAAGGACGCTGCCCGCACTGCTGAATTCGCATGTCTGCGTCCTGGTGCGCCAGTCGTCGAGATCCACCACGGTGTAGGTCACACCGAGCTCAGGCGCGTGCACCACGACGGTGCCGCCTCCAGGAGCGAGGTCGATCTGGTTCTCCGCTTGCTCCCACGTAGAGCTTCCCGGGTTCTTACGGAATGCCGCCAAGGCGGAGACGTCGGCGTAGGCGACCGGCACCGGCAGATTGATCACGTCCAGCACGACGCTCGAGCTGCCCGCGAGGGAGGCGGTGCTCATTGCGCTTCTGGCTGCGAGAGTTCCACCATCCGTGGCGACCGGTGATTCCTCATCACCGACCCCAGATGTCACTGTGACCGCGGGGGAGATGGCGCTCGAGAAAGGGCTGACAGGGTCGGTGGCGACGGTGAGGTTCTCCAGGCCCGAGGCGGTGCCGGTCGCTGCGACGGAGACGTCCGCATCCGATTCCAGTGTGGCGACCAGGGCGACGTCGCCGTCGAGGACGCCGTCGTCGTCGGAGTCCGCCGCTGCGGGGTTCAGGCCCAGACGAACCTCGCGTCCGTCCTCGATGCCGTCGCCGTCGGTGTCTTCGAGCAGAGCGGACGTCTGGTAGCCGCTCTCCTCACCGTCGAACAGGCCGTCGACATCGGTGTCGTCATCCGACGGCTCGGTGCCGGCGGTCGCCTCTTCCGCGTTGGTCAGCCCGTCGGCGTCGGTGTCCGTGGCCCCGTCGTCGATGCCGTCGCCGTCGGTGTCGATACTGGTCGGTGACGTGTGTCCGATCAGATGAAGGACTTCGTAGGCGTCACCAAGCCCGTCGAAGTCGCTGTCCTGCAGCTCGATGTTGCTACCGATCTGCTCCTCGAGGATGTCGTTGAGACCGTCGGCGTCGGTGTCGGTGTCCTTGCTCGTGGGCGCCCTGGGAGGCGACGGCTCGGACGCCTCCCCGACGCCGGCGGCGTTGCGTGCGGCCACTGTGAACGTGTAGCTGGTGCCGTTCTGCAGCCCCGGGAAGGTCGCGCTCGTCTGGCCCTCGACAAGGAGGGTCGCCCCGCCGGGATGTGCGGTCAGGACGTACCCGGTGGGCCAGGACCCTCCGTGGTCCGTCGGCTCTTCCCAGGACACGGTGAGCTCCCCGTCACCTAGGCGGGCCTGCAGTCCGCTGGGGGGTCCGGGCGTGGTGATGGGTCGGAACTCGACGCTCGCCGGGTCGCTCGCGCCGAGTGCGCTGTGCGCGTGGATGAGCGCTCGGTAGTCCTCACCGAACGTCAGGTCCTCGATGGTGGCGGTCGGGAGCGTCGTCGTGACGGGCGCGAACGGCGCGTAGTAGGGACTGGCCATCACGCTGTAGTGGTCGATGGGTGCGTCGCCCGGGTCCAGCGGGGGGTCCCACGTGAGCTCGACGGTGGTCTCGCCCGGCAGCAGTGCGACATCGACGTTCTGCGGAAGGTCGGCGACGGCCGGAGCGACAGCAGCTGCGATCGGTCGGCTGGGCTGGCTCACGGCGGCGTCGTTGCGA encodes the following:
- a CDS encoding fibronectin type III domain-containing protein, with product MHRERDERASTGFNIWCWGATLKSERSAKWLSGRTSWVTAMAVLFALGWSVVPPPAAALPSVQPAEFRADVPAPSLGLSEEAFTDGGVRVAARTDPSFGVYSCLEEPTEPSEGWPYDFAVEVRSSEGDVLVSADLPGVADVPECAAAQWTPGTGVLQPGATYEVFARAVHADGQAYGPWSEALSLLVAPAPDVPTPSGPAADGYVTDANVMLSAHLESSVLPSRGVFRVENQWGNLVAEGVGSAASEAGGITTFTFPAPASGGAFEYRWQVLAWDGVSQSDWTELRTLLVVAPPTAPIARAAFSARRGAEVHWYAAHSADPYPVLDYTVTASPGGHSVTVPGDANSALLDQLPAGEYSITVTARNDAAVSQPSRPIAAAVAPAVADLPQNVDVALLPGETTVELTWDPPLDPGDAPIDHYSVMASPYYAPFAPVTTTLPTATIEDLTFGEDYRALIHAHSALGASDPASVEFRPITTPGPPSGLQARLGDGELTVSWEEPTDHGGSWPTGYVLTAHPGGATLLVEGQTSATFPGLQNGTSYTFTVAARNAAGVGEASEPSPPRAPTSKDTDTDADGLNDILEEQIGSNIELQDSDFDGLGDAYEVLHLIGHTSPTSIDTDGDGIDDGATDTDADGLTNAEEATAGTEPSDDDTDVDGLFDGEESGYQTSALLEDTDGDGIEDGREVRLGLNPAAADSDDDGVLDGDVALVATLESDADVSVAATGTASGLENLTVATDPVSPFSSAISPAVTVTSGVGDEESPVATDGGTLAARSAMSTASLAGSSSVVLDVINLPVPVAYADVSALAAFRKNPGSSTWEQAENQIDLAPGGGTVVVHAPELGVTYTVVDLDDWRTRTQTCEFSSAGSVLLDVDMVLDETPSVQRADPTGQRFDAALAMLSNLRAGDDIAVHNLELAENFIDFGWGGYWQLDGLRHQNAAHLGVPAYGRPIDRARTAIEALSTYERPLLQSAPDVDPDDEVAGLAYWGFGTPLRTGESNPFDGANLGTPLGSCRNRTVVLITDGELEASDTPTGDDDILSILDPQQPPTHILDVGAGGDGADWLRAVAQRTGGTYTHIPTDTDVPDWGRDLQQPRPSVDPSDATTDTDSDGVPDWVEFNGVRSSTPPAAGSGVDRRIFYSDWNDPDTDGDGITDGDELGTPLPRAAGSRYPQVTYDVVSDPHNPDSDNDGLDDPDESELLSWPLHQDRDGDGLLDGDEMQWGTFPNLPDSDMDGWTDSEEADPSNYGRLDPVNYNEKKSRTWWLHDAHLGFACGDTEVCRRDSVPWLVGNVTSGALVFGDVRDMAWAVNDENYAWAGFIGLTLIPGPGDAAGVAAKFARIMPRLSKAERTAASYKLWARASENVPEAIELLRHVDLDLYDNLKLYGLADARIAELVAFNSIDHLKRIFDSPQLLRQSPFGASRPPLVFVDHGKSAERWLRNQLGLPTDWKTTCLFILWGCRYPDGLQSSLTGGSGLIMHESKEGLVTYRALKQIARDAALVARQENGIDGVVWHFFMSGTTGMIGPSQGVLEALSRHNIPYYIHITA